From Microbacterium croceum, a single genomic window includes:
- the dut gene encoding dUTP diphosphatase, with translation MTDSVDVPIIASVVPGYAHPGDAGADLVAAEAVHLAPGERALVATGVRIALPEGYAAFVVPRSGLAAKHGISIVNSPGTVDAGYRGEIKVSLINTDIHSAYDVAVGDRIAQLIVMPVTRATFIPVEELPDSVRGEGGFGSTGYQAGKNND, from the coding sequence GTGACCGATTCCGTTGATGTCCCCATTATCGCCTCTGTGGTCCCCGGATACGCCCACCCGGGCGATGCCGGTGCCGACCTGGTGGCGGCGGAGGCCGTGCATCTCGCACCGGGCGAGCGGGCGCTGGTGGCGACCGGCGTGCGTATCGCTCTGCCAGAGGGATACGCCGCCTTCGTGGTCCCGCGCAGCGGTCTCGCCGCCAAGCACGGTATCTCGATCGTCAACTCCCCGGGAACCGTCGACGCCGGTTACCGCGGTGAGATCAAGGTGAGTCTGATCAACACCGACATCCATAGCGCGTACGATGTGGCCGTCGGCGACCGCATCGCGCAGCTGATCGTCATGCCCGTGACACGAGCCACGTTCATCCCGGTCGAAGAGCTGCCGGACAGCGTGCGCGGCGAAGGTGGATTCGGATCCACCGGCTATCAGGCAGGGAAGAACAATGACTGA
- a CDS encoding DUF4193 domain-containing protein, whose translation MATDYDAPRKSEDDSESIEALKERVPDKLSGSSGDEDSDNPSSFDLPGADLSDLELDVVVLPAQQDEFTCMSCFLVKHRSQLDHEDASGPICKECAA comes from the coding sequence ATGGCAACCGATTACGACGCTCCCCGAAAGAGTGAAGACGACTCCGAGTCGATCGAAGCGCTCAAGGAGCGTGTGCCGGACAAGCTCTCCGGCTCCAGCGGGGACGAGGATTCCGACAACCCGTCGAGCTTCGACCTCCCAGGCGCCGATCTGTCCGACCTCGAGCTCGATGTCGTCGTGCTGCCTGCGCAGCAGGACGAGTTCACCTGCATGAGCTGCTTCCTCGTGAAGCACCGCTCGCAGCTCGATCACGAGGACGCCTCCGGCCCCATCTGCAAGGAGTGCGCTGCCTGA
- the acnA gene encoding aconitate hydratase AcnA — translation MSTVNSFGAKSTLTVGSTDYEIFRIDTVPGFEKLPFSLKVLLENLLRTEDGANVTKAQIEALGSWDASAEPSTEIQFTPARVVMQDFTGVPCIVDLATMREAVTALGGDANKINPLSPAEMVIDHSVIADLFGSENALERNVEIEYERNGERYQFLRWGQTAFSDFKVVPPGTGIVHQVNIEHLAKVIYDRDVNGVLRAYPDTCVGTDSHTTMVNGLGVLGWGVGGIEAEAAMLGQPVSMLIPRVVGFKLSGEIPAGVTATDVVLTITDLLRKHGVVGKFVEFYGEGVASVPLANRATIGNMSPEFGSTAAIFPIDDVTLDYLRLTGRSEEAVALVEAYAKEQKLWHDASHEPVFSEYLELDLGTVVPSIAGPKRPQDRILLSEAKSQFEHDILSYATPSTSDDLVDLEGKHSFPASDPGQVPGEEAPTTRPVHINSGAPANASKPVPVTTPSGEKYILDNGAVTLAAITSCTNTSNPSVMIAAGLVARKALQKGLKQKPWVKTTLGPGSKVVTDYYEKSGLDKDLEGLGFYTVGYGCTICIGNSGPLIEEVSEAINSHDLAVTAVLSGNRNFEGRISPDVKMNYLASPPLVIAYALAGSMHFDFENDALGKGSDGEDVFLKDIWPTPAEVQELVDSSISRDQFIKQYATVFDGDERWRSLPTPDDAIFQWDENSTYVRKAPYFDGMTMELTPVRDIEGARVMATLGDSVTTDHISPAGNIKPGTPAAQYLTEHGVDRKDFNSFGSRRGNHEVMIRGTFANIRLKNAMVAAVNDGQVVEGGFTRDFTLPGGPQSYIYDASMNYQEQGTPLVIFGGKEYGSGSSRDWAAKGTSLLGVKAVITESFERIHRSNLIGMGVVPLQFPAGQSWESLGLDGTEIVSISGLEELNNGVTPKTVRVTATPSEHSPEGKQVVEFDAVVRIDTPGEADYYRNGGILQYVLRSLV, via the coding sequence GTGTCCACGGTGAACAGCTTCGGTGCCAAGAGCACCCTGACAGTCGGCAGCACCGACTATGAGATCTTCCGCATCGACACGGTGCCCGGTTTCGAGAAGCTCCCCTTCAGCCTCAAGGTGCTGCTGGAGAATCTCCTTCGCACCGAGGACGGCGCGAATGTGACGAAGGCGCAGATCGAGGCCCTGGGGTCGTGGGATGCGTCGGCGGAGCCGAGCACCGAGATCCAGTTCACACCGGCGCGCGTGGTCATGCAGGACTTCACCGGCGTGCCCTGCATCGTCGACCTCGCCACCATGCGCGAGGCGGTCACCGCTCTCGGCGGCGATGCCAACAAGATCAACCCGCTCTCGCCCGCGGAGATGGTCATCGACCACTCGGTGATCGCCGACCTCTTCGGCTCGGAGAACGCACTCGAGCGCAACGTCGAGATCGAGTACGAGCGCAACGGCGAGCGGTACCAGTTCCTGCGTTGGGGCCAGACCGCCTTCAGCGACTTCAAGGTCGTTCCTCCGGGGACCGGCATCGTGCACCAGGTGAACATCGAGCACCTGGCCAAGGTCATCTACGACCGCGACGTGAACGGCGTGCTGCGCGCATACCCCGACACCTGCGTCGGCACCGACTCGCACACCACCATGGTCAACGGCCTCGGCGTGCTCGGCTGGGGCGTCGGCGGCATCGAGGCAGAGGCGGCCATGCTCGGCCAGCCCGTGTCGATGCTCATCCCGCGCGTCGTCGGCTTCAAGCTGTCCGGCGAGATCCCGGCAGGCGTCACCGCGACCGACGTCGTGCTGACCATCACCGACCTGCTGCGCAAGCACGGCGTGGTCGGCAAGTTCGTCGAGTTCTACGGCGAGGGCGTCGCATCCGTCCCGCTCGCGAACCGCGCCACCATCGGCAACATGTCTCCGGAGTTCGGCTCGACGGCCGCGATCTTCCCGATCGATGACGTCACGCTCGACTATCTGCGCCTCACCGGTCGCAGCGAAGAGGCCGTTGCGCTCGTCGAGGCCTACGCGAAGGAGCAGAAGCTCTGGCACGACGCCTCGCACGAGCCCGTGTTCAGCGAGTACCTCGAGCTCGATCTCGGCACGGTCGTGCCGTCGATCGCCGGCCCGAAGCGCCCGCAGGACCGCATCCTCCTCTCGGAGGCGAAGTCGCAGTTCGAGCACGACATCCTCAGCTACGCGACCCCGTCGACCTCCGACGACCTCGTCGACCTCGAGGGCAAGCACTCGTTCCCGGCATCCGACCCCGGTCAGGTCCCCGGAGAGGAAGCTCCGACGACCCGTCCGGTGCACATCAACAGCGGTGCACCCGCCAACGCGTCGAAGCCGGTTCCGGTGACCACGCCGTCGGGGGAGAAGTACATCCTCGACAACGGCGCCGTCACGCTCGCGGCGATCACCTCGTGCACCAACACCTCCAACCCGTCTGTGATGATCGCCGCCGGTCTCGTGGCGCGCAAGGCGCTGCAGAAGGGTCTGAAGCAGAAGCCGTGGGTCAAGACCACGCTCGGCCCCGGCTCCAAGGTCGTCACGGACTACTACGAGAAGTCCGGACTCGACAAGGACCTCGAGGGGCTCGGGTTCTACACGGTCGGCTACGGCTGCACGATCTGCATCGGCAACTCCGGGCCGCTGATCGAAGAGGTCTCCGAGGCGATCAACTCGCACGACCTCGCGGTCACCGCCGTGCTCTCCGGAAACCGCAACTTCGAGGGTCGCATCAGCCCCGACGTGAAGATGAACTACCTCGCCAGCCCGCCGCTGGTGATCGCATACGCATTGGCCGGCTCTATGCACTTCGACTTCGAGAACGATGCGCTGGGCAAGGGCAGCGACGGTGAGGACGTGTTCCTGAAGGACATCTGGCCGACGCCTGCCGAGGTGCAGGAACTGGTCGACTCGTCGATCTCCCGCGACCAGTTCATCAAGCAGTACGCGACGGTATTCGACGGCGACGAGCGCTGGCGCAGCCTGCCGACCCCGGATGACGCGATCTTCCAGTGGGACGAGAACTCGACCTACGTGCGCAAGGCCCCGTACTTCGACGGCATGACGATGGAGCTCACCCCGGTGCGCGACATCGAGGGTGCCCGCGTGATGGCCACCCTCGGCGACTCGGTCACGACCGACCACATCTCGCCTGCCGGGAACATCAAGCCGGGAACGCCGGCGGCGCAGTACCTGACCGAGCACGGTGTGGACCGCAAGGACTTCAATTCCTTCGGTTCGCGCCGAGGCAACCACGAGGTCATGATCCGTGGAACGTTCGCGAACATCCGTCTCAAGAACGCCATGGTCGCCGCTGTCAACGACGGCCAGGTCGTCGAGGGTGGATTCACCCGCGACTTCACACTGCCCGGCGGTCCGCAGTCGTACATCTACGACGCCAGCATGAACTACCAGGAGCAGGGCACGCCCCTCGTCATCTTCGGTGGCAAGGAGTACGGCTCCGGCTCGTCGCGCGACTGGGCGGCCAAGGGCACGAGCCTGCTGGGCGTCAAGGCGGTCATCACCGAGAGCTTCGAGCGCATCCACCGCTCCAACCTCATCGGCATGGGCGTCGTCCCGCTGCAGTTCCCCGCCGGTCAGAGCTGGGAGTCGCTGGGGCTCGACGGCACCGAGATCGTCTCGATCTCCGGCCTCGAGGAGCTCAACAACGGTGTCACGCCGAAGACGGTTCGCGTGACGGCGACCCCGAGCGAGCACTCGCCCGAGGGCAAGCAGGTCGTGGAGTTCGACGCGGTGGTCCGCATCGACACCCCCGGCGAGGCGGACTACTACCGCAACGGCGGCATCCTGCAGTACGTGCTGCGTTCGCTGGTCTGA
- a CDS encoding DUF3093 domain-containing protein, with protein MQNPTTDARTQYRERLAPSLRLLVTVALAGPMVSLIFVPVGSTVALVVGAAVSAVLVTLFVVATPIVSVEGTVLRAGRAHIDTTHLGEPIVLTAEEAREARGPGLPARGWHLIRGGIDGVVVVPNIDPADPVVSWTISSRTPDRLAAAIRASRS; from the coding sequence ATGCAGAACCCCACGACAGACGCACGTACGCAGTACCGCGAGCGACTCGCCCCGAGCCTGCGGCTCCTGGTGACGGTCGCCCTGGCCGGACCGATGGTGTCGCTGATCTTCGTCCCCGTCGGATCCACGGTCGCGCTGGTGGTCGGCGCCGCGGTCTCTGCGGTGCTGGTCACCCTCTTCGTGGTCGCGACCCCGATCGTATCCGTCGAGGGAACGGTGCTGCGAGCAGGGAGAGCGCACATCGACACGACGCACCTCGGCGAGCCCATCGTGCTGACCGCGGAGGAAGCACGGGAGGCCCGCGGCCCCGGGCTTCCTGCACGAGGCTGGCACCTCATCCGCGGCGGCATCGACGGCGTCGTGGTCGTGCCGAACATCGATCCGGCCGACCCCGTCGTGTCCTGGACGATCTCTTCGCGGACGCCCGACCGCCTCGCCGCCGCGATCCGCGCGTCGCGGTCCTGA
- a CDS encoding DUF3710 domain-containing protein, translating into MTDNTPNPPKSAPLNRATDGPFDDSEANPVRPYIDLGGIKILPREGLNLRLEVEEQSKRIVAVGLDYADSSLQVQPFAAPRSGGLWDETRVQLRDQVRAQGGRVEEREGTLGKELLAEVPATASEGSGLRLARFIGIDGPRWFLRGVIGGAAASDPDAAEKVEELFRSIVVVRGGSPMPPRDLIPLKMPATPGSA; encoded by the coding sequence ATGACTGACAACACCCCCAACCCCCCGAAGTCCGCACCGCTGAACCGTGCGACCGACGGACCCTTCGACGATTCCGAGGCGAACCCGGTTCGTCCGTACATCGATCTCGGTGGCATCAAGATCCTTCCGCGTGAGGGACTCAACCTGCGCCTCGAGGTCGAGGAGCAGTCCAAGCGCATCGTCGCCGTCGGCCTCGACTACGCGGACTCCTCGCTCCAGGTACAGCCCTTCGCTGCTCCTCGGTCCGGCGGACTGTGGGACGAGACGCGTGTGCAGCTGCGTGACCAGGTGCGCGCACAGGGCGGACGTGTCGAAGAGCGCGAAGGCACGCTCGGCAAGGAGCTGCTCGCCGAGGTGCCCGCCACGGCGAGCGAAGGATCAGGGCTGCGTCTGGCGCGTTTCATCGGCATCGACGGTCCTCGCTGGTTCCTGCGTGGCGTGATCGGCGGTGCTGCGGCATCCGACCCCGACGCGGCGGAGAAGGTCGAAGAGCTGTTCCGTTCGATCGTCGTGGTACGTGGCGGTTCACCCATGCCCCCGCGGGACCTTATTCCTCTGAAGATGCCGGCCACGCCGGGATCCGCGTGA
- the sepH gene encoding septation protein SepH, with the protein MENVTIVGTESGVLVLATESGERFALPIDDVLQREIRRATRLAEPTAQRLAASPRDIQAQIRAGLTAVEVSELLGISVDDVARFEGPVLAEREHIIGQALAVPVLIGSEVEPDAQPTFGAAVRAKLADVEASDERWASWKDETGWIVKLEFTASDVEHDARWSFDPRRSALSPLNADATQLSRQGSLPEGLIPRLRAVDAERAGSPYKDESRFDSGAFGPRLLPTPEADIEEPSLPERSNAAAQEAATKRAPESSTTNPETADLLEALRRRRGQRETAPLIEDAEDSRSEPNPIALFDAAFEPEADEPEPATEPPTTTSSDSSDSGARRRRRNAMPSWDEIVFGARTDE; encoded by the coding sequence ATGGAAAACGTCACCATCGTCGGCACAGAATCAGGAGTCCTCGTACTCGCGACCGAGTCGGGCGAGCGGTTCGCGCTGCCCATCGACGATGTCCTGCAACGGGAGATCCGCCGCGCCACCCGCCTGGCCGAGCCGACCGCACAGCGTCTGGCCGCCAGTCCGCGCGACATCCAGGCGCAGATCCGCGCAGGACTCACCGCTGTCGAGGTGTCCGAACTGCTCGGGATCAGTGTCGACGACGTCGCCCGGTTCGAGGGTCCGGTGCTCGCGGAGCGCGAGCACATCATCGGACAGGCTCTGGCCGTTCCCGTGCTCATCGGCAGCGAGGTCGAGCCCGACGCCCAGCCGACCTTCGGAGCCGCCGTACGCGCCAAGCTCGCCGACGTCGAGGCATCGGACGAGCGGTGGGCGAGCTGGAAGGACGAGACCGGCTGGATCGTCAAGCTCGAGTTCACCGCGAGCGACGTCGAGCATGATGCGCGGTGGAGCTTCGATCCGCGGCGCAGCGCTCTGTCTCCGCTCAATGCCGACGCCACCCAGCTCTCCCGCCAGGGTTCCCTCCCGGAAGGACTCATCCCCCGCCTGCGCGCGGTCGACGCGGAGCGCGCCGGCTCGCCGTACAAGGATGAGAGTCGATTCGACTCCGGTGCCTTCGGTCCGCGCCTGCTGCCGACGCCCGAGGCCGATATCGAGGAGCCTTCCCTCCCCGAGCGCTCGAACGCCGCCGCGCAGGAAGCGGCGACCAAGCGCGCACCCGAATCGTCTACGACGAACCCGGAGACGGCCGATCTGCTCGAGGCGCTCCGTCGCCGCCGTGGCCAGCGCGAGACCGCTCCGCTGATCGAGGATGCCGAGGATTCACGCTCGGAGCCAAATCCGATCGCGCTCTTCGACGCCGCCTTCGAACCGGAGGCGGACGAGCCCGAGCCCGCCACCGAGCCGCCCACGACGACGTCCAGCGACTCGTCCGACAGCGGTGCACGTCGTCGTCGCCGCAACGCCATGCCCTCGTGGGACGAGATCGTCTTCGGAGCACGTACCGACGAGTGA
- a CDS encoding alkaline phosphatase family protein → MSLMLPSESPSARSIVGVAGDLFASLRAESGVLPPAQSVVLVVIDGLGAISLRGHAGHARALTANMTKRDTAHSVFPSTTAAALTSILTGVWPGEHGLVGYRVLDARRDVLVNQLTGWESEGLDPLTWQPAPTIFERAVAAARPAFAVGVAAYEHSGFTRATLRGAQFVAASSASERVEAAYGLAEQNPGALVYCYLPEVDKAGHRHGVASAEWVAAMEDIDAALSARVPPGVGVLVTSDHGMVDVPARRQAVLDASHLSGVRHVGGEPRMLHVHLEADAVAESVLDRWRADLEGVADVVTREEAIAAGLFGPRVTDDARTRVGDLLVVARGTWAVYDGTAADQRGRGMIGQHGGLTPEERTVPLLRLGAFSR, encoded by the coding sequence ATGTCCCTCATGCTACCGTCCGAGTCGCCATCAGCCCGGAGCATCGTCGGGGTGGCGGGCGACCTCTTCGCGTCCTTGCGCGCCGAGTCCGGTGTCCTGCCTCCGGCGCAGTCCGTCGTGCTCGTCGTGATCGATGGGCTCGGCGCCATCAGCCTCCGCGGCCACGCCGGCCACGCCAGGGCGCTGACGGCGAACATGACCAAGCGCGACACCGCGCATTCGGTCTTCCCGTCGACCACGGCAGCGGCTCTCACGAGCATCCTGACCGGCGTGTGGCCCGGTGAGCATGGCCTCGTCGGCTATCGCGTGCTCGACGCCCGGCGCGATGTGCTCGTCAACCAGCTCACCGGCTGGGAATCGGAAGGGCTCGATCCTCTCACCTGGCAGCCCGCGCCGACCATCTTCGAGCGCGCCGTCGCTGCGGCACGGCCCGCATTCGCCGTCGGCGTCGCCGCCTACGAGCACAGCGGATTCACCCGCGCCACGCTGCGCGGTGCGCAGTTCGTAGCGGCGAGCAGCGCCTCCGAGCGCGTGGAGGCGGCCTACGGCCTCGCGGAGCAGAATCCCGGGGCTCTCGTCTACTGCTATCTGCCCGAGGTCGACAAGGCCGGGCACAGGCACGGAGTCGCCTCCGCGGAGTGGGTGGCGGCGATGGAGGACATCGACGCGGCGCTGTCCGCGCGGGTACCCCCGGGTGTCGGGGTGCTCGTCACGTCTGACCACGGCATGGTCGACGTGCCAGCACGGCGGCAAGCCGTGCTCGACGCCTCGCATCTGTCCGGGGTGCGCCACGTCGGGGGAGAGCCGCGCATGCTCCACGTGCATCTCGAAGCGGACGCCGTCGCGGAGTCCGTGCTCGATCGTTGGCGCGCCGATCTGGAGGGCGTCGCCGATGTGGTCACGCGCGAAGAGGCCATCGCGGCCGGACTCTTCGGTCCGCGTGTCACGGATGACGCGCGAACCAGAGTGGGCGACCTGCTGGTGGTCGCCCGCGGGACCTGGGCGGTATACGACGGAACGGCGGCTGACCAGCGCGGGCGCGGCATGATCGGCCAGCACGGTGGGCTCACTCCCGAAGAACGAACAGTTCCGCTATTGAGGCTTGGTGCCTTCTCCCGCTGA
- the dxs gene encoding 1-deoxy-D-xylulose-5-phosphate synthase, with protein MPILPSISGPRDLDALSADQLVELAAEIREFLVENVSRTGGHLGPNLGVVELTIALHRVFSSPDDPFIFDTGHQSYVHKLLTGRQDFSDLRVRGGLAGYPQRSESPHDVVESSHASSSLSWADGVSRALTATGRGDRHVVAVVGDGALTGGMTWEALNNISDDNDRNLVIVVNDNGRSYAPTIGGMSRYLNRVRTAAAYKDLHHKSDRLFRAFGPVGRAVFRGVRGGTHGFLSRFTNNEALYSNLDIKYLGPVDGHDLPALLETLELAKSYGAPVIVHAITEKGRGYQPARDDDADQFHAVGRIDPVTGETLSSGGRGWTDVFSDALVDVGGRRDDVIAMTAAMLRPTGLARFAERFPDRVYDVGIAEQHAVASAAGLAFGGLHPIVAVYATFMGRAFDQVLMDVALHRAGVTFVLDRAGVTGPDGPSHHGMWDLAMLQIVPHIRIAAPRDGARLTEALDEAVAVDDAPTVIRFPKGAVAEDLPAIERLHDGVDVLARGESEDVLIVAIGPFATLAMDVAERLRAQGIGATVIDPRWAIPVQPSVTELAARHRLVITLEDGIRVGGIGTRVRQVLREAGIDTAVDELGLPDEFIDHASREQILEDAGLTAPKIAQDIVAQVLGTRIPFARNAGETGAIDLPLHERS; from the coding sequence ATGCCCATTCTTCCGAGCATCTCAGGACCCCGTGATCTGGACGCCCTGTCCGCGGATCAACTGGTGGAACTCGCCGCAGAGATCCGCGAGTTCCTGGTGGAGAACGTCTCTCGCACCGGCGGTCACCTCGGCCCCAACCTCGGCGTGGTCGAGCTCACGATCGCGCTGCACCGGGTCTTCTCCTCTCCCGATGACCCCTTCATCTTCGACACGGGGCACCAGTCCTACGTGCACAAGCTCCTCACGGGCCGTCAGGACTTCTCCGACCTGCGCGTTCGTGGCGGACTCGCCGGCTACCCGCAGCGCAGCGAGAGCCCTCACGACGTGGTCGAGTCGTCTCACGCCTCCAGTTCCCTGAGCTGGGCGGACGGCGTCTCGCGCGCGCTCACCGCGACCGGGCGAGGGGACCGCCATGTGGTCGCGGTCGTCGGCGACGGCGCGCTCACGGGCGGCATGACGTGGGAAGCGCTGAACAACATCTCCGATGACAACGACCGCAACCTGGTCATCGTGGTCAACGACAACGGACGCTCCTACGCTCCGACGATCGGCGGCATGTCACGGTACCTGAACCGCGTGCGCACGGCGGCGGCCTACAAGGATCTGCACCACAAGTCCGATCGGCTGTTCCGCGCGTTCGGTCCCGTGGGTCGGGCGGTCTTCCGCGGTGTGCGCGGCGGCACGCACGGCTTCCTCTCGCGCTTCACCAACAACGAAGCCCTGTACTCCAACCTCGACATCAAGTACCTCGGCCCGGTCGACGGGCATGATCTCCCGGCACTCCTCGAGACGCTCGAGCTCGCGAAGTCGTACGGGGCACCGGTCATCGTGCACGCGATCACCGAGAAGGGCCGCGGCTACCAGCCGGCTCGCGACGATGACGCGGATCAGTTCCACGCGGTCGGACGCATCGACCCGGTCACGGGGGAGACCCTGTCTTCGGGCGGTCGTGGCTGGACCGATGTGTTCTCGGATGCGCTCGTGGACGTCGGAGGACGTCGCGATGACGTGATCGCGATGACGGCGGCCATGCTGCGTCCGACCGGACTCGCGCGCTTCGCCGAGCGGTTCCCTGACCGGGTGTACGACGTCGGAATCGCCGAGCAGCATGCGGTGGCTTCAGCAGCCGGTCTCGCGTTCGGGGGTCTGCACCCCATCGTCGCGGTCTACGCGACGTTCATGGGCCGCGCGTTCGACCAGGTGCTGATGGACGTCGCTCTGCACCGTGCTGGCGTGACCTTCGTGCTGGACCGTGCCGGAGTGACCGGGCCGGACGGCCCGAGCCACCACGGCATGTGGGACCTCGCGATGCTGCAGATCGTTCCGCACATCCGGATCGCCGCTCCGCGCGACGGTGCGCGTCTCACCGAAGCGCTGGATGAGGCTGTCGCGGTCGATGATGCGCCGACCGTGATCCGCTTCCCCAAGGGCGCTGTCGCCGAGGATCTACCCGCGATCGAGCGGCTTCACGATGGCGTGGACGTTCTCGCCCGCGGCGAGTCCGAGGATGTGCTGATCGTCGCCATCGGGCCGTTCGCGACGTTGGCGATGGATGTGGCCGAGCGCCTGCGGGCGCAGGGCATCGGCGCGACCGTGATCGACCCGCGGTGGGCGATCCCGGTGCAGCCGTCGGTCACGGAGCTGGCTGCACGGCACCGCCTGGTGATCACTCTCGAAGACGGCATCCGTGTCGGCGGCATCGGCACGCGCGTGCGTCAGGTCCTCCGCGAAGCAGGTATCGACACGGCGGTGGACGAGCTCGGGCTGCCGGATGAGTTCATCGACCACGCGTCGCGGGAGCAGATCCTCGAGGATGCCGGTCTGACGGCGCCGAAGATCGCGCAGGACATCGTGGCCCAGGTGCTGGGCACGCGAATCCCGTTCGCCCGGAATGCGGGGGAGACCGGAGCGATCGACCTTCCGCTCCACGAGCGCTCCTGA
- a CDS encoding DUF3159 domain-containing protein, which translates to MSAPEPGAEREQSASEVFGAALGGAARRAGLDPADHGSTHKVVWSAIGGWRGILESVLPSLAFVVLFTLQPEPLILALGVSVGLAAVFTVIRLVQKSPPSAALGGLAAAAAAAALALFTGRAQDNFVPGLITNAAYGTAMLVSALIGWSLIGLAVGFLMGEGTAWRADRRKRRAFLWLGIAWAILFYARLAVQLPLYLAGTEQATSLLGTLKLIMGLPLFAPLIAVTWLVVRALYPRAPAHEDAPAA; encoded by the coding sequence GTGAGCGCCCCCGAGCCCGGCGCCGAACGAGAGCAGAGCGCGTCCGAGGTCTTCGGCGCGGCGCTCGGCGGCGCGGCACGTCGTGCCGGGCTCGACCCTGCCGACCACGGCAGCACGCACAAGGTCGTCTGGTCGGCGATCGGCGGGTGGCGCGGGATCCTCGAGTCGGTGCTGCCGAGCCTCGCGTTCGTCGTGCTCTTCACGCTGCAGCCGGAACCGCTCATCCTCGCGCTCGGCGTATCCGTCGGGCTCGCCGCAGTGTTCACGGTCATCCGCCTGGTGCAGAAGTCTCCGCCGTCCGCAGCTCTCGGCGGTCTGGCGGCTGCGGCCGCCGCGGCCGCTCTGGCGCTGTTCACCGGTCGCGCGCAGGACAACTTCGTTCCCGGGCTGATCACGAACGCTGCATATGGCACGGCGATGCTCGTGTCGGCACTGATCGGCTGGTCCCTGATCGGTCTCGCGGTCGGATTCCTGATGGGAGAGGGCACAGCATGGCGAGCCGACCGGCGGAAGCGTCGTGCGTTCCTGTGGCTCGGCATCGCCTGGGCGATCCTCTTCTACGCACGACTCGCGGTTCAGTTGCCGCTGTACCTCGCTGGCACCGAGCAGGCGACGTCGCTGCTCGGCACCCTGAAGCTGATCATGGGGCTGCCGCTGTTCGCTCCGCTGATCGCGGTGACCTGGTTGGTCGTGCGCGCGCTGTATCCCCGCGCGCCTGCGCACGAGGACGCTCCTGCGGCGTGA
- a CDS encoding TetR/AcrR family transcriptional regulator — MFENDAPESKSARTRARISAAAIDSFIERGYADTTMRLIAEKAEVSVSNAYYYFPSKNHLVQDLYVRVQREHADAAHRLLAEQRGLVDRLRVVFETGLSALVPYQRSAPGFLTAMIAPDSPINPLSAESEPARDMTVGLFREAVDGAQHRLPADVADLLPEALFVSYLALVLRWTYDGSRDQEKTSRMLDAGLRLLAIALPFVRMPGVHATTRELLRLVTEVRS; from the coding sequence ATGTTCGAAAATGATGCTCCCGAATCCAAGAGCGCGCGTACGCGCGCACGGATCAGTGCAGCCGCGATCGATTCGTTCATCGAGCGAGGGTACGCCGACACGACGATGAGGCTCATCGCCGAGAAGGCCGAGGTCTCGGTCAGCAACGCGTACTACTACTTCCCCTCCAAGAACCACCTCGTGCAGGACCTGTACGTACGCGTGCAGCGCGAGCATGCCGACGCCGCCCACCGGCTTCTCGCGGAGCAGCGCGGCCTCGTCGATCGACTGCGTGTCGTGTTCGAGACCGGCCTGTCGGCACTCGTCCCCTATCAGCGCAGCGCCCCGGGTTTCCTCACGGCGATGATCGCACCCGACTCGCCGATCAACCCGTTGTCCGCAGAGTCCGAGCCGGCGCGCGACATGACCGTGGGGTTGTTCCGCGAGGCCGTCGACGGGGCGCAGCACCGCCTGCCCGCCGATGTCGCCGATCTGCTGCCTGAGGCGCTGTTCGTGTCGTACCTCGCGCTCGTGCTGCGCTGGACGTACGACGGTTCTCGGGATCAGGAGAAGACCAGCCGGATGCTGGATGCCGGACTCCGCCTGCTCGCGATCGCATTGCCCTTCGTCCGGATGCCTGGGGTGCACGCGACGACCCGCGAACTCCTGCGCCTCGTCACGGAGGTGCGCTCATGA